In one Sphingomonas sp. AP4-R1 genomic region, the following are encoded:
- a CDS encoding inorganic phosphate transporter gives METLALPLLIGLIGLALLFDFLNGLHDAANSIATVVSTRVLSPQIAVFWAAFFNFVAFLVFSHAVAYTIGKGTISPEIVDAKVIFGALVGAISWNLITWGLGIPSSSSHALVGGLIGAGVSKAGVSAIVWSGVLKTVAAIFLSPMIGLLLALLIVLITSWIFRKFTPAKSDKIFRRLQLLSAAAYSLGHGGNDAQKTMGIITVLLFSQHIYEGEFFIPLWVVLSCQAAMGLGTLFGGWKIVHTMGSKITRLTPRQGFCAETGGAITLALANIGGIPVSTTHTITGAIVGVGAAKRMSAVRWGVASNIVVAWFLTLPAAALIAAGAYFLAGLFA, from the coding sequence ATGGAAACCCTCGCCCTGCCGCTCCTGATCGGCCTGATCGGGCTCGCGCTGCTGTTCGATTTCCTGAACGGCTTGCACGATGCCGCCAATTCCATCGCCACCGTCGTCTCGACGCGCGTGCTCAGCCCCCAGATCGCGGTCTTCTGGGCGGCCTTCTTCAATTTCGTCGCCTTCCTCGTCTTCAGCCACGCCGTCGCCTACACGATCGGCAAGGGCACGATCTCGCCCGAGATCGTCGATGCGAAGGTGATCTTCGGCGCGCTGGTCGGCGCGATCAGCTGGAATCTCATCACCTGGGGCCTCGGCATCCCCTCCTCGTCCAGCCACGCGCTGGTCGGCGGCCTGATCGGCGCGGGCGTCTCCAAGGCGGGCGTGTCCGCGATCGTCTGGTCGGGCGTGCTGAAAACGGTCGCCGCCATCTTCCTGTCGCCGATGATCGGCCTGCTGCTCGCCTTGCTGATCGTGCTGATCACCAGCTGGATCTTCCGCAAGTTCACGCCGGCCAAGTCGGACAAGATCTTCCGCCGGCTCCAGCTTCTCTCCGCCGCCGCATATTCGCTCGGCCACGGCGGCAACGATGCGCAGAAGACGATGGGCATCATCACCGTCCTGCTCTTCTCGCAGCACATCTATGAAGGCGAGTTCTTCATTCCCTTGTGGGTGGTCCTCTCCTGCCAGGCGGCGATGGGCCTCGGCACGCTCTTCGGCGGCTGGAAGATCGTCCACACGATGGGCTCGAAGATCACGCGCCTCACCCCGCGTCAGGGTTTCTGCGCGGAAACGGGCGGCGCGATCACGCTGGCACTCGCCAATATCGGCGGCATTCCGGTCTCCACCACGCACACCATCACCGGCGCGATCGTCGGCGTGGGCGCCGCCAAGCGCATGTCGGCGGTGCGCTGGGGCGTGGCCTCGAACATCGTCGTGGCGTGGTTCCTGACGCTCCCCGCCGCCGCCCTGATCGCGGCCGGAGCCTATTTCCTCGCAGGCCTGTTCGCCTGA
- a CDS encoding transposase translates to MRQITVMTGPERRRRCSDEERLQILAEAFAPGASVLAVARRHDISTARIYTWRNKLRHPPALTEFAISYAIREEPLR, encoded by the coding sequence ATGCGGCAGATCACGGTGATGACCGGGCCGGAACGGCGGCGGCGTTGTAGCGACGAGGAACGGCTCCAGATTTTGGCAGAAGCCTTTGCGCCTGGGGCCAGCGTTTTGGCTGTGGCGCGGCGGCACGACATTTCCACGGCGCGCATTTACACGTGGCGCAACAAGCTGCGGCACCCGCCCGCCCTGACGGAGTTCGCGATCTCCTATGCGATCCGGGAAGAGCCACTTCGGTAA
- a CDS encoding protein-glutamate O-methyltransferase CheR: MSHARRTLAPVDDPAFAAIKALIVTETGHHYYEDKDGQLAEKIGRRMAAIGIADPGLYLERLRDPAMGPREWRQLESELTIKETFFFRFAEQFAALRAHILPAMIARHAEDRHLRIWSAGCSTGAEPYSLAVLIHDLLGEKVGDWSVSILGTDLDEGALADARAALYGGWALRAVEPAERARLFQPEKDRWRLKAAYRGMVRFERQNLLDLLDPAPAIGRNNYDLILCRNLLIYFRPDVGVRLVSALGARLATHGKLLLGHAETGLAAESDLAPVELDGIVAYVRDDARPAGEAEGPGAPEPAPPPRPRPPLPPRRAPRTVPRRLPATPPPSRPPEPAPSSLDEVRLLLGQGETQKARLAIGALKGERGSDPVLFYLDGLGALAEQDHAGAEKALRGALYLDQGFVMAHYLLGRHLLREGREQEGRRALGNAAEAVATTDPYAPVPEGEGLTAADLRQAIRHWLSGAGGTGA, translated from the coding sequence ATGAGCCACGCGCGCCGCACCCTCGCCCCCGTCGACGATCCGGCCTTCGCCGCGATCAAGGCGTTGATCGTCACCGAGACCGGGCATCATTATTACGAGGACAAGGACGGCCAGCTCGCCGAGAAGATCGGCAGGCGCATGGCCGCGATCGGCATCGCCGATCCGGGGCTCTATCTGGAGCGGTTGCGCGATCCGGCGATGGGGCCGCGCGAATGGCGTCAGCTGGAAAGCGAGCTGACGATCAAGGAGACGTTCTTCTTCCGCTTCGCCGAGCAGTTCGCGGCGCTGAGGGCGCATATCCTGCCCGCGATGATCGCGCGCCACGCCGAGGATCGCCACCTGCGCATCTGGAGCGCGGGCTGCTCGACGGGCGCCGAACCCTATTCGCTGGCGGTGCTGATCCACGATCTGCTGGGCGAGAAGGTGGGCGACTGGAGCGTCTCGATCCTGGGCACCGACCTGGACGAGGGTGCGCTCGCCGATGCGCGCGCCGCGCTTTATGGCGGCTGGGCGCTGCGCGCGGTGGAGCCCGCGGAGCGCGCGCGGCTGTTCCAGCCCGAGAAGGATCGCTGGCGGCTGAAGGCGGCCTATCGCGGCATGGTGCGGTTCGAGCGGCAGAATCTGCTCGACCTGCTGGATCCGGCGCCCGCGATCGGGCGCAACAATTATGATCTGATCCTCTGCCGCAATCTGCTGATCTATTTCCGGCCCGACGTGGGCGTGCGGCTCGTCTCGGCGCTGGGCGCGCGGCTGGCGACGCACGGCAAGCTGCTGCTGGGCCATGCGGAGACGGGGCTGGCGGCGGAGAGCGATCTGGCGCCGGTCGAGCTGGACGGGATCGTGGCCTATGTGCGCGACGATGCCCGGCCGGCGGGCGAGGCGGAGGGGCCGGGCGCGCCCGAGCCTGCGCCTCCGCCCCGGCCGCGCCCGCCTTTGCCGCCGCGTCGTGCGCCGCGCACCGTTCCCCGGCGACTGCCCGCCACTCCCCCGCCGTCCCGCCCGCCCGAGCCCGCCCCTTCCTCGCTGGACGAGGTGCGCCTGCTGCTGGGGCAGGGCGAAACGCAGAAAGCGCGCCTGGCGATCGGGGCGCTGAAGGGAGAGCGGGGGAGCGATCCGGTGCTGTTCTATCTCGACGGGCTGGGGGCGCTGGCCGAGCAGGATCATGCCGGTGCCGAGAAAGCGTTGCGAGGGGCGCTGTATCTCGATCAGGGCTTCGTGATGGCGCATTATCTGCTGGGGCGGCATCTGCTGCGCGAAGGTCGGGAGCAGGAGGGGCGCCGGGCGCTGGGCAATGCGGCCGAGGCGGTGGCGACGACGGACCCTTACGCGCCCGTGCCCGAGGGGGAAGGATTGACCGCGGCCGATTTGCGACAGGCGATCCGCCACTGGCTCTCCGGTGCCGGGGGCACCGGCGCATGA
- the recJ gene encoding single-stranded-DNA-specific exonuclease RecJ produces the protein MPALSVTHSILGQPWRWRGLTGEADCSAADLTDQLLMSRGVARDGLAAHREPTIRGFMPDPSIFRDMDVAAERLAAAVIGRQPVTIYGDYDVDGATSSALLIRLLRGLGLDPGSYIPDRLLEGYGPSGDALAAIAAGGAQLIVTVDCGAQAFEALAQAAAVGVDVIVVDHHKCTAELPQALALVNPNRLDETDGAAHGHLAAVGVAFLLGAALLRTLRARGWFAERPEPSLIALLDLVALGTVADVAALKGLNRAFVSQGLKVMRQGRNTGLVALAQAAGLTKPPTATDLGFALGPRINAGGRVGKSDLGVRLLVTDDADEAAAIAAELDRLNGERRAIEQMVTEAAEQIAASQANRAVAVVAGEGWHPGVIGIVAGRLKEKLGRPAIVIALDGTTGKGSGRSISGVDLGAAVLAAKDMGLLAAGGGHAMAAGLTIDSAAIDALADFLDDRLATDVARARDDRALLFDAVVSARGVAGTLVDALEAAGPYGAGWPAPRVATGPVRIIKADVVGNGHVRAIVAGDDGGSIKTIAFRQADSALGQALLGAGPHRRLWLAGRARRDDWSGGNKAELHLDDAAWAD, from the coding sequence ATGCCCGCACTCTCCGTTACCCATTCGATCCTCGGCCAGCCCTGGCGCTGGCGCGGGCTTACGGGCGAGGCGGATTGCTCGGCCGCCGACCTCACCGATCAATTGCTGATGTCGCGCGGCGTCGCGCGTGACGGGCTCGCCGCGCATCGCGAGCCGACGATCCGGGGTTTCATGCCGGACCCATCCATCTTCCGCGACATGGACGTCGCCGCCGAACGGCTCGCCGCCGCCGTGATCGGGCGCCAGCCCGTCACCATCTACGGCGATTATGATGTGGACGGCGCGACTTCCTCGGCGCTGCTGATCCGCCTGCTGCGCGGCCTCGGCCTCGATCCCGGCTCCTACATCCCCGATCGCCTGCTGGAGGGCTATGGCCCGAGCGGAGACGCGCTCGCCGCGATCGCGGCCGGCGGCGCGCAATTGATCGTCACGGTCGATTGCGGCGCGCAGGCGTTCGAGGCGCTCGCGCAGGCGGCGGCCGTCGGCGTCGACGTCATCGTCGTCGATCATCACAAATGCACGGCCGAGCTGCCCCAGGCGCTCGCCTTGGTGAACCCGAACCGCCTCGACGAGACGGACGGCGCCGCGCACGGCCACCTCGCCGCCGTCGGCGTCGCCTTCCTGCTCGGCGCGGCCCTGCTCCGCACGCTGCGCGCACGCGGCTGGTTCGCGGAGCGCCCGGAGCCCTCGCTGATCGCCCTGCTCGATCTCGTCGCGCTCGGCACCGTAGCCGATGTCGCCGCGCTGAAGGGGCTCAACCGCGCCTTCGTGTCGCAGGGGCTGAAGGTGATGCGGCAGGGGCGCAATACCGGCCTCGTCGCGCTCGCGCAGGCGGCGGGGCTCACCAAGCCTCCCACCGCCACCGATCTCGGCTTCGCGCTCGGCCCGCGCATCAATGCCGGCGGCCGCGTCGGCAAGTCCGATCTCGGCGTGCGCCTGCTGGTGACCGACGATGCGGACGAAGCCGCCGCCATCGCCGCCGAACTGGACCGCCTCAACGGCGAGCGCCGCGCGATCGAGCAGATGGTGACCGAGGCAGCCGAGCAGATCGCCGCCAGCCAGGCCAATCGTGCCGTCGCGGTCGTCGCGGGCGAGGGCTGGCATCCCGGCGTGATCGGCATCGTCGCCGGGCGCCTGAAGGAGAAGCTCGGCCGCCCCGCCATCGTCATCGCGCTGGACGGCACCACCGGCAAGGGATCGGGCCGCTCCATCTCCGGCGTCGATCTCGGCGCGGCGGTGCTGGCGGCCAAGGATATGGGGTTGCTGGCGGCCGGCGGCGGCCACGCGATGGCGGCGGGCCTCACGATCGATTCGGCGGCGATCGACGCACTGGCCGACTTTCTCGACGATCGCCTCGCCACCGATGTCGCCCGCGCGCGCGACGATCGCGCCCTGCTGTTCGATGCGGTGGTCAGCGCGCGCGGCGTGGCGGGCACGCTCGTCGATGCGCTGGAGGCGGCCGGCCCCTATGGCGCCGGCTGGCCCGCGCCGCGCGTCGCCACGGGCCCGGTGCGGATCATCAAGGCCGATGTGGTCGGCAACGGCCATGTCCGCGCGATCGTGGCGGGCGACGATGGCGGCTCGATCAAGACGATCGCCTTCCGCCAGGCCGATTCGGCGCTCGGGCAGGCTTTGCTCGGCGCGGGGCCGCACCGCCGCCTGTGGCTGGCCGGCCGCGCCCGGCGCGACGACTGGTCGGGCGGCAACAAGGCGGAGCTCCATCTCGACGACGCCGCCTGGGCCGATTGA
- a CDS encoding peptide MFS transporter, with the protein MSSWRDADETESLPRFGRHPRGVFLLSLVEFCERFSFYGLSGLLILYLVAPLGAGGLGVERAHALEIVGAFGGATFGAPAVGGWIAGRFWGERRAIGRGGVLILLGHILLGLQPLIPQTSRLTGLIAALGLIVIGTGLLKASISSIIGGLYGPRSEAREMGFVIFTVGVWMGSLLAGPIVGTLGEMVSWHVGFLAAGAGMAVAQGLYAVFARRLLGSVGMQPNWKAGANWRGASGNAAGSPRDGLLLIAVFSLFTMIYSLAFFQFSGSLSLYLSTKVDRSIGGFTIPVTWFLSISNLAFIVLAPAAAILMAGSGRRGFGVLAKQALGLVAIGIAFAGFRLSIGVSEHALALMLFGYILMGLSDALIWPPQLNAITLFAPRATSMVLGLFLMAASVGIFFTGFVANLLSPSGDFRQLFTLLSVLMLLCAGLMMPVRKILSRRFGVAL; encoded by the coding sequence ATGTCATCGTGGCGGGATGCCGATGAAACGGAGTCGCTACCGCGGTTCGGGCGACACCCGCGCGGCGTGTTCCTGCTCTCGCTCGTGGAGTTCTGCGAACGCTTCAGCTTCTATGGCCTTTCCGGTCTGCTGATCCTGTATCTGGTCGCGCCCCTCGGGGCCGGCGGCCTCGGGGTCGAGCGCGCCCATGCGCTCGAGATCGTCGGTGCGTTCGGTGGAGCCACCTTCGGCGCGCCGGCGGTGGGCGGCTGGATCGCCGGGCGCTTCTGGGGCGAGCGGCGCGCGATCGGGCGCGGCGGCGTGCTGATCCTGCTGGGGCACATCCTCCTCGGCCTGCAGCCGCTCATCCCCCAGACGAGCCGGCTGACCGGGCTGATCGCGGCGCTAGGCCTGATCGTCATCGGCACCGGGCTGCTCAAGGCGAGCATCTCCTCGATCATCGGCGGTCTTTACGGCCCCCGCTCCGAGGCGCGGGAGATGGGCTTCGTGATCTTCACGGTCGGTGTCTGGATGGGCTCGCTGCTCGCCGGCCCGATCGTGGGCACGCTGGGCGAGATGGTGAGCTGGCATGTGGGATTCCTCGCGGCGGGTGCGGGCATGGCGGTGGCCCAGGGGCTCTATGCCGTGTTCGCGCGCCGCCTTCTGGGCAGCGTGGGCATGCAGCCGAACTGGAAGGCCGGGGCGAATTGGCGCGGCGCGAGCGGCAACGCCGCCGGCAGTCCCCGCGACGGGCTGCTGCTGATCGCCGTCTTCAGCCTCTTCACGATGATCTACAGCCTGGCCTTCTTCCAGTTCAGCGGATCGCTGAGCCTTTATCTGTCGACGAAGGTCGATCGTTCGATCGGCGGCTTCACCATTCCCGTCACCTGGTTCCTGTCGATCTCGAACCTCGCGTTCATCGTGCTGGCGCCGGCCGCGGCCATTTTGATGGCGGGCAGCGGTCGCCGGGGCTTCGGGGTGCTGGCGAAGCAGGCACTTGGCCTTGTCGCGATCGGGATCGCTTTTGCGGGCTTCCGTCTCTCGATCGGAGTGAGCGAGCATGCGCTGGCGCTCATGCTGTTCGGCTATATCCTGATGGGATTGTCCGACGCATTGATCTGGCCGCCGCAGTTGAACGCCATCACCCTCTTTGCGCCACGTGCCACCAGCATGGTGCTCGGCCTGTTTCTGATGGCGGCCAGCGTCGGGATCTTCTTTACGGGTTTCGTCGCCAATTTGCTATCGCCGTCGGGCGATTTCCGCCAGCTCTTCACCTTGCTTTCGGTGCTGATGCTGCTGTGCGCCGGTCTCATGATGCCCGTCAGAAAGATTCTTTCGCGCCGGTTTGGCGTGGCACTATAG
- a CDS encoding DUF1153 domain-containing protein: protein MPDSKPDRLQFGRRADAGSGWTIGPFGQKLTLADLPPPNPPRWIRRLKAEVVAAVNGGLLTTDEACERYNLTAEELACWVSDAAAGGLNALNVKSIPKNRARRR, encoded by the coding sequence ATGCCGGATTCCAAACCCGATCGCCTTCAGTTCGGCAGGCGCGCCGACGCTGGCTCCGGCTGGACGATAGGGCCTTTCGGCCAAAAGCTGACGCTTGCCGATCTTCCCCCGCCGAACCCGCCCCGGTGGATTCGGCGACTCAAGGCGGAAGTCGTCGCAGCAGTGAACGGAGGCTTGCTTACGACCGACGAGGCCTGCGAGCGCTACAACCTGACTGCAGAAGAGTTGGCATGTTGGGTATCGGATGCCGCAGCCGGAGGGCTGAATGCCCTGAACGTCAAATCGATACCGAAAAACCGGGCTCGTCGCCGCTGA
- a CDS encoding DUF47 family protein yields MRQVAALPYRVEESGELSVLLITSRETRRWVVPKGNPIRGLSAHEAAAQEAYEEAGIVGITCPAPLGHFRYDKRRRDGSLRPARVALYPLAVVEQLADWPEKAEREARWFDLASARDAVTEPELKRLIGGFRAPERRAGRIARILSWARTKCGERFAMLRWFQALMPQGGRFFEQFEDHSKILVAGADSLAKLVNGNGDIAALVRDIQSREHEADEITRDVLHDVRRTLITPFDRTAISGLISVMDDAIDQMNKAGKSITLFELTKFEPAMRDMAGIIVEAARMTAEAVPLLRSIAQNSDRILHLTARIVEIEGTADDIHDAGLKELYQRVTGPDLREFIVQREIYSHLEKIVDRFEDVANEIQGLVIDHA; encoded by the coding sequence ATCCGCCAGGTCGCCGCATTACCCTACCGGGTCGAGGAATCCGGGGAACTGAGCGTGCTGTTGATCACCTCGCGCGAAACCAGGCGCTGGGTCGTGCCCAAGGGCAATCCGATCCGCGGGCTTTCCGCGCACGAGGCCGCCGCGCAGGAGGCCTATGAGGAGGCCGGCATCGTCGGCATCACCTGCCCCGCCCCGCTCGGCCATTTCCGATATGACAAGCGCCGGCGCGACGGCTCGCTCCGGCCCGCCCGCGTCGCGCTCTATCCGCTCGCCGTGGTCGAACAATTGGCGGATTGGCCCGAAAAAGCCGAACGCGAGGCGCGCTGGTTCGATCTCGCGAGCGCCAGGGACGCTGTAACAGAACCGGAACTTAAACGTCTTATCGGCGGGTTTCGCGCGCCCGAAAGGCGGGCTGGACGGATAGCGCGCATATTGTCATGGGCGCGAACTAAATGCGGGGAAAGGTTCGCAATGTTGCGCTGGTTCCAGGCTTTGATGCCTCAGGGTGGACGATTCTTCGAGCAATTCGAGGATCATTCCAAGATTCTCGTCGCCGGCGCCGATTCTCTCGCCAAGCTGGTGAACGGCAACGGTGATATCGCGGCGCTCGTTCGCGACATCCAGTCGCGCGAGCATGAGGCGGACGAGATCACGCGCGATGTGCTGCACGATGTGCGCCGCACGCTGATCACCCCGTTCGATCGCACCGCCATTTCCGGCCTGATCAGCGTGATGGACGACGCGATCGACCAGATGAACAAGGCCGGCAAGTCGATCACCCTGTTCGAGCTGACGAAGTTCGAGCCCGCCATGCGCGACATGGCCGGGATCATCGTCGAGGCGGCGCGGATGACGGCCGAGGCGGTTCCCTTGCTGCGCTCGATCGCGCAGAATTCGGATCGGATCCTCCACCTCACCGCCCGGATCGTGGAGATCGAGGGCACGGCGGACGACATCCATGATGCCGGCCTCAAGGAGCTCTATCAGCGCGTCACGGGTCCGGATCTGCGCGAATTCATCGTCCAGCGCGAAATCTATTCGCATCTGGAAAAGATCGTCGACCGCTTCGAGGATGTCGCTAACGAGATCCAGGGTCTCGTGATCGATCACGCTTAA
- a CDS encoding NUDIX domain-containing protein: MDTLVRKAGTDWFMQAGGKIESGESPLNALCRELSEEIELMLCKEDPRYLGCYSAPAANEPAILSKPKFSMCERDMTPLRGRKLRKPCGSIT, translated from the coding sequence ATGGATACATTGGTCCGCAAGGCAGGGACCGATTGGTTTATGCAAGCAGGCGGTAAGATAGAGAGCGGCGAGAGCCCTTTGAACGCCCTTTGTCGCGAACTCAGCGAGGAAATCGAGCTGATGCTATGCAAGGAAGACCCGCGCTACCTTGGTTGCTATTCAGCGCCCGCTGCCAACGAACCGGCCATATTGTCGAAGCCGAAGTTTTCCATGTGCGAACGCGACATGACCCCATTACGCGGTCGGAAATTGAGGAAGCCGTGTGGGTCGATCACGTGA
- the argE gene encoding acetylornithine deacetylase has product MTDPASPDALFAEALRQLARLVAFDTTSRLSNLALIDYVEAELATIGVTATRVANEDGAKANLYATIGPAVPGGVVLSGHTDVVPVDGQPWTSDPFSITERDGRLYGRGTCDMKGFVALALAAAKAAGAGPALPRPIHLAFSYDEEVGCLGAPSMIARIAKELPAPAAVIVGEPTNMEVVSGHKSISTWTVTVTGHEAHSSLTHLGLSANMAAIGLMSRLATIAERLVGEADPASPFRPPHATLTIGEIAGGTAVNILARQCRFVFDLRCPPGQDPDTIVAPFLEAARQLDAEMKARFPETGVVVVRRSTTPSFAPVPDSAAERIARRLAGDNGPARVVSYAAEAGQFQGAGFATVICGPGSIEQAHQPNEYVEIAQMERGAAFMTRLLEMLRE; this is encoded by the coding sequence ATGACCGATCCCGCATCGCCCGACGCGCTCTTTGCCGAGGCGCTTCGCCAGCTCGCCCGGCTGGTGGCGTTCGACACCACCTCGCGCCTCTCCAACCTCGCGCTCATCGACTATGTCGAGGCCGAGCTGGCGACGATCGGCGTCACCGCCACCCGCGTCGCCAATGAGGATGGCGCCAAGGCCAATCTCTACGCCACGATCGGACCTGCGGTGCCCGGCGGCGTCGTCCTCTCCGGCCACACCGATGTCGTCCCCGTCGACGGCCAGCCCTGGACCAGCGATCCCTTCTCGATCACCGAGCGGGACGGCCGCCTTTACGGGCGCGGCACCTGCGACATGAAGGGCTTCGTGGCGCTCGCGCTCGCCGCCGCCAAGGCCGCCGGCGCCGGGCCCGCTCTGCCGCGCCCGATCCATTTGGCCTTTTCCTATGACGAGGAGGTCGGCTGCCTCGGCGCACCCTCGATGATCGCCCGCATCGCGAAGGAGCTTCCCGCCCCCGCCGCCGTGATCGTGGGCGAGCCGACCAACATGGAGGTGGTGAGCGGCCACAAGAGCATCTCCACCTGGACGGTCACCGTCACCGGCCATGAGGCGCATTCCAGCCTCACGCATCTGGGCCTTTCCGCGAACATGGCCGCGATCGGCCTGATGAGCCGCCTCGCCACGATCGCGGAGCGGCTGGTAGGCGAGGCCGATCCCGCCTCGCCCTTCCGCCCGCCGCATGCCACGCTCACGATCGGCGAGATCGCCGGCGGCACGGCCGTGAACATCCTCGCGCGCCAGTGTCGCTTCGTGTTCGATCTGCGCTGCCCGCCGGGGCAGGATCCCGACACGATCGTGGCGCCCTTCCTCGAAGCCGCCCGGCAACTCGACGCCGAGATGAAGGCCCGCTTTCCGGAGACGGGCGTCGTGGTGGTCCGTCGCTCCACCACCCCCTCCTTCGCGCCCGTGCCGGACAGCGCGGCGGAGCGGATCGCACGGCGACTGGCGGGCGACAACGGCCCCGCGCGCGTCGTCTCCTACGCGGCCGAGGCGGGGCAGTTCCAGGGCGCGGGCTTCGCCACCGTCATCTGCGGCCCCGGTTCGATCGAGCAGGCACACCAGCCGAACGAATATGTCGAGATCGCCCAGATGGAGCGCGGCGCGGCCTTCATGACGCGCCTGCTGGAGATGCTGCGGGAATAG
- a CDS encoding chemotaxis protein CheW, with translation MNGAEDARPWTGGWTVIARIGDRRIAFPAAEVRSILPIPPLWRPPTAPRPVFGFLPLDGAVLPVLNGGVLLGVPTPEHAGLYAHILILPQLGEAGAGLLVDRAEEAIVVPEEAILPLDPADTLNSCAIALAETDEGRVHVLSAARLLAAAEREALAALGAEAARRLGEWRVPA, from the coding sequence ATGAACGGAGCGGAGGATGCGCGCCCCTGGACGGGAGGCTGGACGGTCATCGCCCGAATCGGCGATCGACGGATCGCCTTTCCGGCCGCCGAGGTCCGCTCGATCCTGCCGATCCCGCCGCTCTGGCGCCCGCCGACCGCGCCGCGCCCGGTCTTCGGTTTCCTGCCGCTGGATGGCGCGGTGTTGCCGGTGCTGAACGGCGGCGTGCTGCTGGGCGTGCCGACCCCCGAGCATGCGGGCCTCTACGCGCATATCCTGATCCTGCCGCAGCTGGGCGAGGCCGGGGCGGGCCTGCTGGTGGACCGTGCGGAGGAGGCGATCGTGGTTCCGGAGGAGGCGATTCTGCCGCTCGATCCGGCCGATACGCTCAACAGCTGCGCGATCGCGCTGGCCGAGACGGACGAAGGGCGCGTGCATGTGCTGTCGGCCGCGCGGCTGCTGGCGGCGGCCGAGCGGGAGGCGCTGGCGGCGCTGGGGGCCGAGGCGGCGCGGCGGCTGGGCGAATGGCGGGTGCCGGCATGA